The nucleotide window ACGCTCGCGGAGCTGCTCGACATCACCGCCGGGGGGCGGGTGCTGCGGATCGAGCGGTTGCGGCTGGCGAGCGGGGAGCCGATGGCGATCGAGACGACGCATCTGTCCGCGAAGCGGTTTCCCGCGCTGCGGCGGTCGCTGGTGAAGTACACGTCCCTGTACACGGCGTTGGCGGAGGTGTACGACGTGCGTCTCGCGGAGGCGGAGGAGACGATCGAGACGTCTCTGGCGACTCCCCGGGAGGCGGGGCTGCTCGGTACGGATGTGGGGCTGCCGATGCTGATGCTGTCGCGGCACTCGGTGGATCTGGACTCCCAGCCGGTGGAATGGGTGCGGTCCGTGTACCGGGGGGACCGGTACAAGTTCGTCGCGCGGCTGAAGAGGCCCACGGACTGAGGGTGGCCGGGGCGGGGTGGCCGGGATGGTGTGGCCGGGGTGCGTCGTCGGGTGCGGCGCCGTCGTGGCCGGTCGTGCAGTTCCCCTCACACCAAAAAAGCGGCACCCTCCCGCAACCTCCTTGTGTGACCGACCAGTTGAGGTTGCAGGTGGTGTAGCGCCGGGTGGGATCCTGGTCTACCGTCCTCCCGTCACCCATGGACGGGAGGACGACCTGTGCGCATCGACAGCCCCCGCAAGGCAAGTCCCCGCAGCATCGTCATCTGGACGCTCGTCGCACTGGTGGGCGCGGCCGGCTGGTCCGTGCTCGCGCTCTCGCGGGGCGAGGAGGTCTCGGCCGCCTGGATGGTGGCGGCCGCCCTCGGCTCGTACGCCATCGCCTACCGTTTCTACGCGAAGTTCATCGCCCACAAGGTCCTGAAGGTCGACGGCACCCGGGCCACCCCGGCCGAACGCCTCAACAACGGCATCGACTTCCACCCCACCGACCGGCGCGTGCTGCTCGGCCACCACTTCGCGGCGATCGCGGGCGCGGGGCCGCTGGTGGGGCCCGTACTGGCCGCGCAGATGGGATACCTGCCCGGCACCGTCTGGATCATCGTCGGCGTGATCTTCGCCGGCGCCGTCCAGGACATGGTCGTCCTGTTCTTCTCCACCCGCCGCGACGGCCGCTCGCTGGGGCAGATGGCGCGCGAGGAGATCGGCCCGTTCGGCGGCGCGGCCGCCCTGGTCGCCGCCTTCGCCATCATGATCATCCTGCTCGGGGTGCTCGCGCTGGTCGTCGTCAACGCGCTCGCCCAGTCGCCGTGGGGCACCTTCTCCATCGCGATGACGGTCCCGATCGCCCTGCTGATGGGCCTCTACCTGCGGGTCCTGCGGCCCGGCCGGGTCACCGAGGTCTCGCTGATCGGCGTGGCGCTGCTGCTGTTCGCGCTGGTGGCCGGCCGCTGGGTCGCCGAGTCGTCCTGGGCCGGCACGTTCACGCTGGCGCCCTCGACGCTGGTCGTCTGGCTGGTGGCGTACGGCTTCATCGCGTCGATCCTGCCGGTGTGGATGCTGCTGGCGCCGCGCGACTACCTCTCCACCTTCATGAAGATCGGCACGATCGGGCTGCTCGCGCTCGGGGTCGTCGTCTCGCTGCCGACCCTGCGGATGGACCCGGTGACCGACTTCGCCTCGCAGGGCGACGGACCGGTCTTCGCGGGCTCGCTCTTCCCGTTCGTCTTCATCACCATCGCCTGCGGGGCGCTCTCCGGCTTCCACTCCCTGATCGCCTCCGGCACGACGCCGAAGATGATCCAGAAGGAGACGCAGATCCGGCTGATCGGTTACGGCTCCATGCTCATGGAGTCGTCCGTGGCGATCATGGCTCTGGTCGCGGCGTCCGTCATCGACCCGGGCCTGTACTTCGCGATGAACGCGCCCGCCGGGGTCATCGGGGACACGGTCCAGAGCGCCTCCCAGGTGGTGGGCGGCTGGGGTTACCAGATCTCCCCCGAGGACCTGGCCGCCGCGGCGAAGAACGTCGAGGAGTCCTCCCTGCTGTCGCGGACCGGCGGTGCGCCCACGCTCGCGGTCGGCGTCTCGGAGATCTTCTCCGAGGTCACCGGGGGCGGCCTGCGCGCGTTCTGGTACCACTTCGCCATCATGTTCGAGGCGCTGTTCATCCTGACCGCGCTCGACGCGGGCACCCGGGTGGGCCGCTTCATGCTCCAGGACACCCTGGGCAACCTCTACAAACCCTTCAGGGACGTGAGCTGGAAGCCCGGCCTGGTCATCACGAGCGGCATCGTCTGCGGTCTGTGGGGCTACTTCCTGTGGGTCGGCGTCCATGAACCGCTCGGCGGGATCAACCAGCTGTTCCCGATCTTCGGCATCTCCAACCAGCTCCTCGCCGCGGTCGCCCTCGCCGTCTGCACGACCCTGCTGGTGAAGTCCGGCCGCCTCAAGTGGGCCTGGATCACCGGGATCCCGCTCGTCTGGGACGCCACGGTCACCCTGACCGCGAGCTGGCAGAAGGTGTTCTCCGGCGACCCGCGCGTCGGCTTCTTCGAGCAACGCTCGGTCTACCAGGACGGCATCGACCGGGGCGAACTCGTCGCACCCGCGAAGAGCATGGACGACATGCACACCATCGTCACGAACTCCACGGTCGACGGTGTCCTGACGGCGGTCCTCGCCCTGCTCGTCGTCGTCGTGATCGCGGACGCGGCGCGGGTGTGCGTCCGGCACGTACGCCGTCCCGCGCTCTCCTCGCTCAGCGAGGCACCGTACGTCGCGTCGCAGATCGTCGCCCCGGCCGGGCTGATCCCGACCGGGCGGGAGAAGGAGGAGGCACGCGATGCGGTCGGCGCTGAACCGCGCGGCTAGGGCGGCCAGGGGCCTGCGCTGGTATGTACGGGAACTCACCGACGAGTCCGGGTACGACCGTTACGTGGCGCATCTGCGGGCACACCGGCCCGGCGCGGACGTGCCCTCGCGGCGGGAGTTCGAGCGGATGCGCACGGACCGACAGGAGGCGGACCCCCGGCAGGGCTTCCGCTGCTGCTGACGCCGCCGGCGCCGTCGTTCCCCCGGGTGGCGCCGGCGCCACACGGCACGGCACATCCGTTATACGGACGGGGGTTCCATAAAGCGGAACCGTCCCTTAGATTTCCTGCGCGTTGCACAGGTGATCAGTGAGGGGACGGAGCCGCCGTATGTCGGAAACACCGGATGCGCCAGGAGCGCCTGAGGAGAAACCGCCGGTCGTAACGCCGGTCCGCGTGGTGATCGCGCTCTGCCTGATCGCCCCGTTCGTGGCGATGCTGTGGGTGGGGTCGTACGCGAAGGTCGACCCGACCTTCATCGGCATCCCCTTCTTCTACTGGTACCAGATGCTGTGGGTGCTCGTCTCGACCGCGCTCACGATGACCGCGTACACGCTGTGGAACCGTGACCAGCGCGCCCGCAGGTCCGCCCGCACGTCGCAGAACGGGGGCGCGTCCGCATGAAGGACGGCGTGAACGGCGTCGCACTCGCCGTCTTCATCTTCTTCTTCCTGGCCGTCACGGTCATGGGCTTCCTGGCCTCGCGCTGGCGCCGTTCCGACGGCGAGCAGACCCTCGACGAATGGGGCCTGGGCGGCCGGTCGTTCGGCACCTGGGTGACCTGGTTCCTGCTCGGCGGCGACCTCTACACGGCTTACACGTTCGTGGCGGTCCCGGCGGCGATCTACGCGGCGGGCGCGGCCGGCTTCTTCGCCGTCCCGTACACGATCCTGGTCTACCCGCTGATCTTCACCTTCCTGCCCCGGCTCTGGTCGGTGTCGCACAAGCACGGGTACGTGACGACGTCGGACTTCGTGCGCGGGCGCTTCGGCTCGAAGGGGCTCTCGCTGGCGGTCGCCGTCACCGGCATCCTCGCGACGATGCCGTACATCGCGCTGCAGCTGGTCGGCATCCAGGCCGTCCTCGACGTGATGGGCGTCGGCGGCGGTGAGGACACCAACTGGTTCGTCAAGGACCTGCCGCTGCTCATCGCCTTCGGCGTGCTGGCCGCGTACACGTACTCGTCCGGACTGCGCGCGCCCGCGCTGATCGCGTTCGTCAAGGACACGCTGATCTACATCGTCATCGCGGTCGCGATCATCTACATCCCGATCAAACTGGGCGGCTTCGACGAGATCTTCGCCAAGGCGGGCGAGGCCTACGGCCGGACCAACCCGGCGACCGGTGCGCCGCGCGGGGCCGTGGTACCCGGCGAGGCGGGCCAGTGGACGTACGCGACCCTCGCGCTCGGCTCCGCGCTGGCCCTGTTCATGTACCCGCACTCGATCACCGCGACGCTGTCCTCGCGCAGCCGCGAGGTGATCCGGCGCAACACCACGATCCTGCCGCTGTACTCGCTGATGCTGGGCCTGCTCGCGCTGCTCGGCTTCATGGCGATCGCGGCCGGCATCAAGGTCGACAACGGGCAGCTGGCCATCCCGCAGCTGTTCGAGACCATGTTCCCCGACTGGTTCGCGGGCGTGGCCTTCGCGGCGATCGGGATCGGCGCACTCGTACCGGCGGCCATCATGTCGATCGCGGCGGCGAACCTGTTCACCCGCAACATCTACAAGGACTTCATCAAGCCCGACGCGACGCCCGCCCAGGAGACCAAGGTCTCCAAGCTGGTCTCGCTCCTCGTGAAGGTGGGAGCGCTGGTCTTCGTCCTGACCATGGACAAGACGGTCGCCATCAACTTCCAGCTGCTCGGCGGGATCTGGATCCTGCAGACCTTCCCGGCGCTGGTCGGCGGCCTGTTCACCCGCTGGTTCCACCGGTGGGCGCTGCTCGCGGGCTGGGCGGTGGGGATGCTGTACGGCACGGTCGCCGCCTACGGGGTGGCCTCGCCGACCCAGAAGCACTTCGGCGGCTCCTCGAAGGAGATCCCCGGGATCGGGGAGATCGGGTACATCGGGCTGACGGCGATCGTGCTGAACGTGATCGTGACGGTGGTCATGACGTTCGTCCTGCGGGCGCTCAAGGCTCCCGAGGGTGTCGACGAGACCTCCGCCGAGGACTACACGGCGGACGCGGGCGACAAGGGTGTCCAGGTGGAGCTGCCCCCGGCGACCGCCGGTTCGAGCCACTAGCGTTCTCGCCCCCGCCGCCCCTTCCCGCCCCCGCCCCCGACCCCGGAGGCGGCGGGGGTGGCGGAGTGGCGGCGGGGCGGGGCGAAAATGATCCGCATGGACATCGTGATCAGACGGGCCCTCCCCGCCCAGTACACGGCCCTCGGCGAGCTCACCGCGCAGGCGTACCTCGGCGACGGCCTCCTCGACTTCGGCGAGGACGACGACTACCTCGGCGAGCTGCGCGACACGGCGAAGCGCGCCGCCTCGGCCGACGTCCTGGTCGCCGTCGAGGCGACCGGCGCCGGCGACGGCCGTCTCCTGGGCACCGTGACCTTCGTACCGGCCGGCGGCCCCATGGCCGACATCGCACGCGACGGCGAGGCCGAGATACGCATGCTGGCCGTCGCGAAGGAGGCCCGCGGCCACGGTGTGGGCACCTCGCTCGTCCGCTGCTGCGTCGACCGCGCCCGGGCCACGGCCGGCTGCACGGGCATCGCGCTGTCCACCCAGCGCACCATGCACAGCGCGCACCGCATCTACGAACGCCTCGGCTTCACCCGTACTCCGGCCCGCGACTGGAACCCCGTGCCGCACCTGGACGATCTCCTCCTCCTCACCTACGAGCTGACGCTCTGACATACTCCGGCGCCCGGCCGGGAGCCGACGCGACACAACATGTGGGGGGTGCTTCCGGCACACGGCACCAGATGTATGCTCATGCTCGCTGTCGTCGCAGGGGAATCCGGTGCGAATCCGGAACTGTCCCGCAACGGTGTACTTGTACGCGTATGCCCGCATACCGTCGTACAAAAGTCAGTCCGAGGACCTGCCGACAGCGCGCCCAGGCCGTCCGGCCCGGGCGCACGACGTCCGGGCCTCGCGGAGTGGGCCGGTGGACGCGGCGTACCGCTGCGCGAAGCGGGTACTCCCGTGTGCCCCCGACCCCTCTCCCCGCAGGCCCCCGTGCCGAGCGAGGGAGTGCCCCACGTGACCATCGCGCCAGCCGATCCGGTCTCCGCCACAGCGACGGCGACAGCCGCAGCGACCCGGGACCAGCAGGACAGGGCCGAGGCCGACGCGCCGGGAACCGCACTGCTGCGGCTCCTGACCGACTTCACCGCCGACCTCCCCGGTGCCGACCCCGGCCGGGTCGCCGCCGCCGCGCTGCGCGGCCGGTCCGCCGCCGCGGACGAGCCCGAACTGCGCGAGCTGGCCACGGAGGCGTCCGCGGGCCTCATCTCCGAGGACCCGGTCTACTCGAAGCTGGCCGCCCGCCTGCTGACCGTCACCATCGCCGCGGAGGCCGCCTCGCAGGGCGTGCGCTCCTTCTCGGAGTCGGTCGCCGTCGGTCACCGCGAGGGCCTGATCGCCGACCGCACGGCCGAGTTCGTACGCCGCCACGCGGTCCGGCTCGACGCGCTGACGGACACCTCTTCCGCCGAGGGCGCCGACGACCGCTTCGGCTACTTCGGCCTGCGTACCCTGCACAGCCGGTATCTGCTGCGGCACCCGATCACGCGGTCCGTCATCGAGACACCGCAGTACTTCATGCTGCGGGTGGCGAGCGGGCTCGCCGAGGACACCGCGCCCGATCCGGAAGCGGGCGACCGCTCGGTGGACGAAGTGGCTTCCCTGTACCGGCTGATGAGCCGCCTCGACTACCTCCCCTCCTCCCCCACCCTCTTCAACTCCGGTACGCGCCACCCCCAGATGTCGTCCTGCTACCTGCTCGACTCCCCGCTGGACGAGCTGGACTCCCTCTACGACCGCTACCACCAGGTGGCCCGCCTCTCCAAGCACGCGGGCGGCATCGGCCTGCCGTTCTCCCGGATCCGCTCCCGCGGTTCGCTGATCCGCGGCACCAACGGGCACTCGAACGGCATCGTCCCCTTCCTGAAGACCCTCGACGCCTCGGTCGCCGCGGTGAACCAGGGCGGCCGGCGCAAGGGCGCGGCCGCGGTCTACCTGGAGACCTGGCACTCCGACATCGAGGAGTTCCTGGAGCTGCGCGACAACACCGGTGAGGACGCCCGCCGTACGCACAACCTGAACCTCGCGCACTGGATCCCGGACGAGTTCATGCGCCGTGTGAACGAGGACCGCGACTGGTCGCTGTTCTCGCCCTCGGACGTGCCCGAGCTGGTCGACCTGTGGGGCGCGGAGTTCGACGCCGCGTACCGCGGGGCGGAGGAGCGGGGGCTAGCCAGGAGGACCATCCCGGCCCGTGAGCTGTACGGCCGCATGATGCGTACCCTCGCGCAGACCGGCAACGGCTGGATGACCTTCAAGGACGCCGCCAACCGCACGGCCAACCAGACGGCGCTGCCCGGCCACACGGTCCACTCCTCGAACCTGTGCACCGAGATCCTGGAGGTCACGGACGACGGGGAGACCGCGGTCTGCAACCTCGGATCGGTCAACCTGGGCGCCTTCGTCGACGCGGACGCGCGGGACATCGACTGGGAGCGGCTGGACGAGACCGTCCGGACCGCCGTCACCTTCCTCGACCGGGTCGTCGACATCAACTTCTACCCGACCGAGCAGGCCGGCCGCTCCAACTCCAGGTGGCGCCCGGTGGGCCTCGGCGCCATGGGCCTGCAGGACGTCTTCTTCAAGCTGCGGCTGCCCTTCGACTCCCCGCGGGCGCGCGCCCTCTCCACCCGGATCGCCGAGCGGATCATGCTCACCGCGTACGAGGCGTCCGCCGACCTCGCCGAGCGCAGCGGCCCGCTGCCGGCCTGGGAGAAGACCCGTACGGCCCAGGGTGTGCTGCACCCGGACCACTACGACGTCGAGCTGAACTGGCCGGAGCGCTGGGCGGCCCTGCGGAAGCGGATCGCCGACGTCGGCATGCGCAACTCGCTGCTGCTGGCCATCGCCCCGACCGCCACCATCGCGTCCATCGCCGGCGTGTACGAGTGCATCGAGCCGCAGGTCTCCAACCTGTTCAAGCGCGAGACGCTGTCCGGCGAGTTCCTCCAGGTCAACTCCTACCTGGTGGCCGAGCTGAAGGCACTCGGCGTGTGGGACGCGCAGACCCGGGAGGCGCTGCGCGAGGCCAACGGCTCGGTGCAGGGCTTCACCTGGGTCCCCGAGGACGTGCGCGAGCTGTACCGCACGGCGTGGGAGATCCCGCAGCGCGGCCTCATCGACATGGCCGCCGCCCGCACCCCGTTCCTGGACCAGGCCCAGTCGCTGAACCTGTTCCTGGAGACGCCGACCATCGGCAAGCTCTCCTCGATGTACGCGTACGCCTGGAAGTCGGGGCTGAAGACGACGTACTACCTGCGTTCGCGCCCGGCGACCCGCATCGCCCGCGCGGCCCAGGCCCAGCCGGCGGCCAAGACCGTCCCCGTCCAGCAGGCCGCCGACCCCGACGCGGTCGCCTGCTCCCTTGAGAACCCCGAGTCCTGCGAGGCCTGCCAGTAATGACCACCGCACCCGAGAAGGCCGAAGAGACCACGGGGAAGACCGAGAAGAACCTTCTCGACCCCGGCTTCGAGCTGACCCTGCGTCCCATGCGCTACCCGGACTTCTACGAGCGCTACCGGGACGCGATCAAGAACACCTGGACCGTCGAGGAGGTCGACCTCCACTCGGACGTCGCCGACCTGGCGAAGCTGTCACCGGGCGAGCAGCACATGATCGGCCGGCTGGTCGCGTTCTTCGCGACGGGCGACTCGATCGTGTCGAACAACCTGGTGCTGACGCTCTACAAGCACATCAACTCCCCGGAGGCGCGGCTCTACCTGAGCCGCCAGCTCTTCGAGGAGGCCGTGCACGTCCAGTTCTACCTGACGCTGCTCGACACCTATCTGCCCGATCCGGCGGACCGGGCGGCGGCCTTCGACGCCGTCGAGAGCATTCCGTCGATCCGCGAGAAGGCCGAGTTCTGCTTCCGGTGGATGGACTCGGTGGAGAAGCTGGACCGGCTGGAGACGAAGGCCGACCGCCGCCGCTTCCTGCTCAACCTCATCTGCTTCGCCGCGTGCATCGAGGGGCTGTTCTTCTACGGGGCCTTCGCGTACGTCTACTGGTTCCGCAGCCGGGGCCTGCTGCACGGCCTGGCGACGGGCACCAACTGGGTGTTCCGCGACGAGACGATGCACATGAGCTTCGCCTTCGAGGTGGTGGACACGGTCCGCAAGGAGGAGCCGGAGCTCTTCGACGACCGGCTGCGGGAGCAGGTCACCGACATGCTCCGGGAGGCCGTCGAGGCCGAGCTGCAGTTCGCGCGCGACCTGTGCGGTGACGGTCTCCCGGGCATGAACACCGACTCGATGAGGCAGTACCTGGAGTGCGTCGCCGACCAGCGCCTGCAGCGCCTCGGCTTCGCCCCGGTGTACGGCTCCGAGAATCCCTTCTCCTTCATGGAGCTGCAGGGGGTTCAGGAGCTGACCAACTTCTTCGAGCGCCGGCCCTCGGCGTACCAGGTGGCGGTGGAGGGGACGGTCGACCTCGACGAGGACTTCTGATCCCGGGGGATCCGTGAGGCCCGCGGGGTCTGCCGGGGGCCCTGTTCGGCCTCCCTGAGCTGACGGTCGACGCGCCGGTCGCGCACGATGCCGAAGGTGGCGGGGAGGACGAGCAGGACCAGGATTCCGAGGACGAAGAGCATTCCGATCAGGCCTTCCAGCTGTGTTGTGGTCATGGACACCACTGTCGCGCCTGATGCTCCTTACCGGGAGTGGCAGGACTGCCGCACACCCTCGATTTCCTGCCAGATCAGGTGCACACTGTCGGCATGCTGACCAACGTGGCCGCCGTCCTGCTCGACGGTGCGCATCCCTTCGAACTCGGCGTCGTCTGCGAGGTGTTCGGCCTCGACCGCAGTGACGACGGACTGCCGGTGTACGACTTCGCGGTCGCCTCGGCCGAGGGCCCGAACCTCAAGACGCACGTCCCGGGGCTCACGGTCTCCACCCCGTACGGTCTCGACCGGCTGGAGGAGGCCGACCTGATCGTCGTACCGGCCGGCAGTCACTACATGGGGCGCGCCTACCCGCCCGAACTGCTCGACGCCCTCCGCCGGGCCGCCGACCGCGGCACCAAGGTGCTCAGCGTCTGCTCCGGGGTCTTCGTGCTCGGCGCGGCCGGACTGCTCGACGGGCGGCGCTGCGCGGTCCACTGGCGGCACGCCGAGACGCTGGCCCTGCGCCATCCCCGCGCGAAGGTGGAACCGGACGTGCTGTACGTGGACGAGGACCCGGTGATCACCTCCGCGGGCACCGCCTCCGGCATCGACGCCTGCCTGCACATCGTCCGCAAGGAGCAGGGCCCGGAGGTCGCCAACAGCATCGCGCGCCGCATGATCGTGCCGCCGCACCGCGACGGCGGGCAGGCCCAGTACATCGAGCGGCCGCTGCCGCGCTCCCAGTGCGACACGGTCGGCGAGACGCTCGTCTGGATGGAGCGCCACCTCGACGAGGAGGTGACCGTCGAACAGCTAGCCGCCCGTGCGCACATGTCCCCGCGCACCTACGCCCGGCGCTTCCAGCAGGAGACGGGGACCACCCCGTACCGCTGGCTCCTGCGCCAGCGGGTGCTGCTGGCGCAGGAGCTGCTCGAGGGCACGGACGAGACGATGGACCTCATCGCGGACCGCACGGGGTTCGGGACCGCGGCTGCGCTGCGCCACCAGTTCGTCCGTGCGCTGGGGACGACTCCGCAGGCGTACCGGCGCACGTTCAGGGGCTCGCAGGCCGCCTGAACACGCGCCGTACGCTCACCGGGACACGGCCGCGCTCACCTCGGCACGGCCCTCAGCAGCAGCCGGTGCGGACGCAGCGTGATGCCCACCCGGGTCGCGTCGTTCGACTCCGGCACCTGCTCCAGGCGCCAGCGTGAGGCGACCGCGGCCGTGACGAGGCTGAGCTGGGCCATCGAGAAGTGGTCGCTGGGACACTTCCGGTTGCCCACGCTGAACGGACTCATCGCGTGCTTCGGCACGTCCCCGACCCGTTCCGGGAGCCAGCGGTCGGGGTCGAACTCCAGATGCCCGTCGTACGAGCGCGCGTCACGCTGGATCGCGTACGGGCTGTAGACGATGTCGGCCCCGGCCGGAATGCGATACCCGCCGAGTGCGGTTTCGGTCACGGCCCGGCGCGTCAATATCCATACGGCGGGACGCAGCCGCATGGCTTCGACGACGACATTGTTCGTGTGGGTCAGCTTCCGCACATCGCCGAATGCGACAGGACGGCCGTCCGTCACCGATTCGACCTCTTCGCGCACCCGGTCCGCGTGTTCCGGGTGTTCGGCGAGCACCTGCAGGAGCCACATGATCGTGGAGGCGACGGTTTCGCTTCCCGGGGTGAGTATCGCGACCACCTGGTCGTGGATCTCCTGTTCCCCGATGGGCGCGCCATTCTCGTCCTTCGCTTCCAGCAATGCCGTCAGCAAATCGTTCGGCTTTTGACCGGATGCGCGCCGTTCGGCCACGATCTCGTCGACCAGGAGGTGTAAATCGGCCAGCGCCCGGTCGAATTTGCGATGGGCCGGAAGCGGAAGCCGATAGAGCGGTCCCGCCGGGATCACCATACGGCGGTACATACCCCGGAAGACGGTGGCGAGCGCCGTACTCAGGCGCTCGGCCCGCTCGTCCATGAAGTCGCCGCGCAACAGGCAGCGGGCGGCGATGCGGACCGCGACCCGGAACGACTCGGCGGTGCAGTCGATCGTCGCGCCGGGCGTCCAGCGCTCCGCGAGGGCGTGCGCCTCCTCCTCCATGACCGGCCCGTAGCCGGGGATGGCGTCCAGCCGGAAGGCGGGCTGGATCGTCCGCCGCTGGCGCCGGTGGCGCGGTCCGTTGGCGGTCGCCACCCCCTCCTTGCCGAGCAGGCCTTCCAGGGACTCCCACAGCGGGCCGTCGATCTTGAAGTCGGGGCTCAGCGCCAGCTCGCCGGTGAGGGCCGGCGTGGTGACGGCGTACACCGTCTTGGGGCCCAGTTTCAGCCGGACGACGTCGCCCTCGTCGCGCAGCCGGGTCAGGAAGCCCAGCGGGTCGCGGACCAGTTTCAGGCCGTGCCCGAGGCCGGGGACGCCGCCCCCGGCGAGGGGCGGGTCGGACAGTTCTGCCGCTCGGTGTGCAGCGGACCCTACGGACTCGACGGTCATTTCTCACCTGCCGCTTCGTTGTTGACGTACGGGGGTGTGGAGCGGTCGTCCCAGCTGTCCACCATGTACCGCCCCGACTCGTGGTGGAACCAGTACACGGAGCTGAACCAGTTCCGCATGTTGGAGAGGCACGCCCGCACGGCGGCCGCCAGTGCGGCACCCCGCGCGGACCCGTCGTCGATTTTTTCCGCGAATTTCAGCACCTGCTTCTCGGCGCGCAAAAATCCGGTGATGCATTCCTCGACCCGACGCCTGACCTCCTTGACCGATTCCTCCAGCCGCATTCCCTCGTGGCGAATGAGACTGATGCCGAGATTATGGAGTTCACCGCCCGCCATTTCCTTGGGCAGCGAACACAGGTCGTTGTACCAGGCGGCGAAATCCTGGCACAGCAGACCGGCCCGCCGATATGCCGCGTTCTCCCGCACCACGGCGGGCAGTTCGTACTCCGCGCTCGGCTCGAGCAGGTCGAGCCATATCCAGTGCGCGAAGGTCAGCCGGCGCAGTTCGAGATATTCCTCGACGGTCGGCACGACGCCCGACGTACGATTGCGGAATTCCTGGTCGTACGCGTCTATGACCGCGTGCGAGTGCTCGGCGAACCGGGCGTTCCATCCTTCGCCCAGGAACGAGTACAGCCGCACCATGCTGTCCGCGAGCCCGGCCACCAGGGGGTCCTGGTGGTACAGGTGCTCCTTCGGGGAGTCCAGGGTCGCGTGCAGCTGGACCCTGAGCCGCCGCCAGGCCGCCGGCCGGCCGTGGACGACGTCGCGGTCGTGACGGTCGTCCCAGGCGAAGAACCACGCGCTGTAGTCCGCTATCGCCTGGAGGACCTCGTCGGGCGCGCCTATGTAGTAGCCCGCCATGAGGTCGGTGTAGCAAAGCCCGTCGGCATATGCCTCAATCGCGGACGCCGGCATGAGGCGCATTTCCAGGAGCCAGGCCCTGGTGTTCCCCTGGAGCTTCGGCCAATACGGATGGAGTTGACGGGGAAACCCGGCCTCGATCGCCGGCAGAGAGAGCGCCGGTGGAACGAGGGCCGAGGTGTACGTCGTTGTGGTGCGCTGTGCGAAAGCAGGCACGAACAAACCCCTCTCAGCCGCCTGTTGACGACACGCCCCTCCCGCTGTGCCGGGCGTGCGCCGTTGCGTATCCCCGCACTTCCCATTCAGCATCACAACTGACCGTTCTGGGAACGGATTTGCTTCTCTCACTACCCCACGGTGCCGAGAATCTCCCTATGTGTGACTGAATATGGATCACTGCAGACGCACAAAGGATCCAATGCAGGACGCGCAGACGAACGGCGCCCGGTCGGAGGGGGTTCCGACCAGGCGCCGTGGGAGCGGGACGCGATCGCCCCGTCTGTCGTTCTCCGTCCCGGCCGTTCCCAGCCGTTCAGGACGGTCCTCAGTCGTTCGCGACGACGGGGTACCGCGGTTCGTTCTCGGCCATCTGCCGCAGCGCGTCCTTGCGCTCGCGCTTGGAGAGCCGGTCGATGTAGAGGTACCCGTACAGGTGGTCCGTCTCGTGCTGGAGGCAGCGCGCGAAGTA belongs to Streptomyces sp. V3I8 and includes:
- a CDS encoding ribonucleoside-diphosphate reductase subunit alpha, with the protein product MTIAPADPVSATATATAAATRDQQDRAEADAPGTALLRLLTDFTADLPGADPGRVAAAALRGRSAAADEPELRELATEASAGLISEDPVYSKLAARLLTVTIAAEAASQGVRSFSESVAVGHREGLIADRTAEFVRRHAVRLDALTDTSSAEGADDRFGYFGLRTLHSRYLLRHPITRSVIETPQYFMLRVASGLAEDTAPDPEAGDRSVDEVASLYRLMSRLDYLPSSPTLFNSGTRHPQMSSCYLLDSPLDELDSLYDRYHQVARLSKHAGGIGLPFSRIRSRGSLIRGTNGHSNGIVPFLKTLDASVAAVNQGGRRKGAAAVYLETWHSDIEEFLELRDNTGEDARRTHNLNLAHWIPDEFMRRVNEDRDWSLFSPSDVPELVDLWGAEFDAAYRGAEERGLARRTIPARELYGRMMRTLAQTGNGWMTFKDAANRTANQTALPGHTVHSSNLCTEILEVTDDGETAVCNLGSVNLGAFVDADARDIDWERLDETVRTAVTFLDRVVDINFYPTEQAGRSNSRWRPVGLGAMGLQDVFFKLRLPFDSPRARALSTRIAERIMLTAYEASADLAERSGPLPAWEKTRTAQGVLHPDHYDVELNWPERWAALRKRIADVGMRNSLLLAIAPTATIASIAGVYECIEPQVSNLFKRETLSGEFLQVNSYLVAELKALGVWDAQTREALREANGSVQGFTWVPEDVRELYRTAWEIPQRGLIDMAAARTPFLDQAQSLNLFLETPTIGKLSSMYAYAWKSGLKTTYYLRSRPATRIARAAQAQPAAKTVPVQQAADPDAVACSLENPESCEACQ
- a CDS encoding ribonucleotide-diphosphate reductase subunit beta; the encoded protein is MTTAPEKAEETTGKTEKNLLDPGFELTLRPMRYPDFYERYRDAIKNTWTVEEVDLHSDVADLAKLSPGEQHMIGRLVAFFATGDSIVSNNLVLTLYKHINSPEARLYLSRQLFEEAVHVQFYLTLLDTYLPDPADRAAAFDAVESIPSIREKAEFCFRWMDSVEKLDRLETKADRRRFLLNLICFAACIEGLFFYGAFAYVYWFRSRGLLHGLATGTNWVFRDETMHMSFAFEVVDTVRKEEPELFDDRLREQVTDMLREAVEAELQFARDLCGDGLPGMNTDSMRQYLECVADQRLQRLGFAPVYGSENPFSFMELQGVQELTNFFERRPSAYQVAVEGTVDLDEDF
- a CDS encoding helix-turn-helix domain-containing protein; the encoded protein is MLTNVAAVLLDGAHPFELGVVCEVFGLDRSDDGLPVYDFAVASAEGPNLKTHVPGLTVSTPYGLDRLEEADLIVVPAGSHYMGRAYPPELLDALRRAADRGTKVLSVCSGVFVLGAAGLLDGRRCAVHWRHAETLALRHPRAKVEPDVLYVDEDPVITSAGTASGIDACLHIVRKEQGPEVANSIARRMIVPPHRDGGQAQYIERPLPRSQCDTVGETLVWMERHLDEEVTVEQLAARAHMSPRTYARRFQQETGTTPYRWLLRQRVLLAQELLEGTDETMDLIADRTGFGTAAALRHQFVRALGTTPQAYRRTFRGSQAA
- a CDS encoding cytochrome P450; this encodes MTVESVGSAAHRAAELSDPPLAGGGVPGLGHGLKLVRDPLGFLTRLRDEGDVVRLKLGPKTVYAVTTPALTGELALSPDFKIDGPLWESLEGLLGKEGVATANGPRHRRQRRTIQPAFRLDAIPGYGPVMEEEAHALAERWTPGATIDCTAESFRVAVRIAARCLLRGDFMDERAERLSTALATVFRGMYRRMVIPAGPLYRLPLPAHRKFDRALADLHLLVDEIVAERRASGQKPNDLLTALLEAKDENGAPIGEQEIHDQVVAILTPGSETVASTIMWLLQVLAEHPEHADRVREEVESVTDGRPVAFGDVRKLTHTNNVVVEAMRLRPAVWILTRRAVTETALGGYRIPAGADIVYSPYAIQRDARSYDGHLEFDPDRWLPERVGDVPKHAMSPFSVGNRKCPSDHFSMAQLSLVTAAVASRWRLEQVPESNDATRVGITLRPHRLLLRAVPR